The following nucleotide sequence is from Pseudarthrobacter psychrotolerans.
GTATCGAGCGGCAGCATAGCGCGGAACATCCTGGGCGACCAGGCAACGCCGGAGCAGCTGGCCGTGAAGGAAGCCGAACTGGGGCTCGACCAGCCCATCATCACGCGCTATTTCAGCTGGCTCACCCACGCACTGAGCGGGGACCTCGGCACATCGTGGTTCACCTCTGAGCCCGTCGCCAACGCGCTGGCCACGCGCATTCCGGTGACCATGACCATGGTGATTGCAGCCATGCTCCTGATCTCCATCATCGCCACCCTCATCGGCGTTGCCGCGGCAGTAAAGCGCGGCTGGGTGGACAGAATCGTCCAGATCGGCGCCATCATCGGTGATTCCGTTCCAGGCTTTGTCATCGGCATCATCCTGGTGACCATCCTGGCCATCCAGATGGGCCTTTTCCCCGCCACCAGCACCATCTCGCCCGGTGTCGGAGCGGACGCCTGGGTACTTTCCCTGACCCTTCCGGTGATTGCGCTGCTGATCAACGGCGTCACTGGCGGTGCCCAGCAGATCCGCAGCGCCGTCATCAAGCAGCTCGAACGCGATTATGTCCGCACCCTGCGCAGCCGCGGAATCGGCGAGACCGAGGTCCTGTTCAAGCACGTCCTGCGCAGCGCAGCTCCGGCCGGCCTGACCGTACTCAGCCTCCAGCTGATCGGCATGCTCGGCGGTGTGGTCATCATCGAGCAGATCTTTGCCCTGCCCGGCATGGGGCCACTCGCCGTAGCCGCCACCAGCCAGAGTGACCAGCCCGTGGTCATGGGCGTCGTTATGTACACCGTCGCCGTTGTCATTGTGGTCAACCTCATTGTTGACATGCTCAACGGCTGGCTTAACCCGAAGGTGCGTGTCTCGTGACCGAGTCCGTCGAAACCTCTGCCCTGACGCCCGCACCCGGAACGTCGGGCCAGACCGGAACCGTTGTCCGCTCAACAGTCCTCAAGCGGCTGCTGAAGAATCCTCTTGGCATCATCGCCATCGTTATCCTGCTGGCGATGGCCTTCATGGCCGTATTTGCCGACGCCCTGGCCCCGTTCGAAGAGAACTTCGCCAACATTTCCAAGACCCTCGCCGCGCCGGACTCTGTCAACATTCTCGGCACCGACAGCTCGGGACGTGATGTCTGGAGCAGACTGCTGTTCGGGGCACAGCTGACACTGAGCTCGGCGCTGCTGTGCGCCGCCGTCGCCATTGCCATCGGCCTGCCGGCAGGCCTGATCGCCGGCTACTACGCCGGCAAGTTCGAAGCGGCCTCCAACTGGGTTGTCAGCATCCTGATGAGCCTTCCGGGCCTTATCGTCCTGCTGACCATCCGGGCCGCGTTCGGCCCTTCGGTCTGGATTGCCATGATCGCCTTCGGCGTCCTGATCAGCCCTTCCTACTTCCGGCTGACCCGGTCGGCGGTACAGTCGGTCCGCAACGAACTCTATGTGGATGCTGCGCGGGTCTCGGGGCTCTCCGATTTCAGCATCATCGTCCGCCATATCTTCTCCGTGGTACGCGCCCCGATCATCATCCAGACTGCTGCAATCGCCGGCGTCGCCATCGCCATCCAGTCCGGACTCGAGTTCCTGGGCCTGGGCGATCCGGCCAAAGCCACCTGGGGCGTCATGCTCAGTGAGGGCTTCAAGAACGTATACCTCAACCCGACCCTGCTCTTCTGGCCTGCGTTTGCCATGGCGCTGACCATCGGCGCCCTGGTCCTGCTGGGCAACGCCCTCCGTGACGCCCTGGAAGACGGCGAAAAAATCAAGCACCGCAGGCAGAAAGCACATCAAGCCGAAGATGCTGCGGCAGCCAGCGCCGCCAAGGCAGCGCGGAAGACCATTGCGGCCGTCGAGGCCGGAACCGAACACCACCTCGTCAAGGTGACCAACCTCGGCGTCGGCTACCCCAGGCGGACGGATCCATCAAGAAAGTGGTGGATGACGTCTCCTTCCACGTTGACCGCGGCGAAATCCTCGGCATCGTGGGCGAATCCGGGTCGGGTAAGTCCCAGACTGCCTTCTCCATCCTGGGCCTGCTGCCGGACACCGCACGAATCGTGGGCGGCGCCATCCAGTTCGATGGCAACTACACGGTCGCTCCAGGTGAGGACAAGGTCAACCAGGGCCGCCTCTCCAAGCTGCGCGGCAAGCGGATTTCCTACATCCCGCAGGAACCCATGAGCAACCTGGACCCGGCCTTCACCATCGGCTACCAGCTGGTTACGCCCATGGTGCGTGTCCTGGGAATCACCAAGGCCGAAGCCACCAAGCGGGCCATGAAGCTGCTCTCCGACGTCGGCATCGTCAGCCCGGAGCGCACCTTCAAGGCCTACCCTCACGAGGTATCCGGTGGCATGGCCCAGCGTGTGCTTATCGCCGGCGCCATCAGCTGCGAACCGGACCTCATCATTGCCGATGAGCCCACCACCGCACTGGACGTCACGGTCCAGGCCGATGTGCTGGACCTCATCCGCGACCTCCAGCGCCGGCTCGGCGTCGGCGTCATCCTGGTGACCCACAACTTCGGCGTTGTGGCTGACCTCTGCGACCGTGTTGTGGTCATGCAGAACGGCCGGCTGGTGGAGGAGGGCCCGTGCGGGAGATCCTGCGCGAACCGAAGGAACGCTATACCCAGACTTTGTTGGCTTCGATGCTGGAAGGCAAGGAACCGATGACCATGCTGGTTTCAGCTGCTTCGTCTTCAACCGCGTCATCAAGTGCTAAGGAGAATGTCCTGTGACGGAAACTGCAGCCTCAAGCGCCGCGGTATCGGCCCCGGCACGCGAAGAACTCCTTCGCGTCGAGAACCTGGTGGTGGACTACGCAGGCAAGGGTTTCCGCGCCAAGAAATTCCGCGCCCTGACCGACATCAAT
It contains:
- a CDS encoding ABC transporter permease, with protein sequence MITFILKRLGSGLVVLFAVSILVFSLLYVSSGSIARNILGDQATPEQLAVKEAELGLDQPIITRYFSWLTHALSGDLGTSWFTSEPVANALATRIPVTMTMVIAAMLLISIIATLIGVAAAVKRGWVDRIVQIGAIIGDSVPGFVIGIILVTILAIQMGLFPATSTISPGVGADAWVLSLTLPVIALLINGVTGGAQQIRSAVIKQLERDYVRTLRSRGIGETEVLFKHVLRSAAPAGLTVLSLQLIGMLGGVVIIEQIFALPGMGPLAVAATSQSDQPVVMGVVMYTVAVVIVVNLIVDMLNGWLNPKVRVS
- a CDS encoding ABC transporter ATP-binding protein, producing MGESGSGKSQTAFSILGLLPDTARIVGGAIQFDGNYTVAPGEDKVNQGRLSKLRGKRISYIPQEPMSNLDPAFTIGYQLVTPMVRVLGITKAEATKRAMKLLSDVGIVSPERTFKAYPHEVSGGMAQRVLIAGAISCEPDLIIADEPTTALDVTVQADVLDLIRDLQRRLGVGVILVTHNFGVVADLCDRVVVMQNGRLVEEGPCGRSCANRRNAIPRLCWLRCWKARNR